The following is a genomic window from Streptomyces chrestomyceticus JCM 4735.
ACGTCGGCCAGCGCGACCATGCCGACCAGGCGGTGGCCGTCGATCACCGGCAGGCGCCGGACCTGGTGCCGGGACATGGTCGCGAGGATCTCCTCCGCGCCGTCGTCGGCGCCGATCGTCACGGCCTCGCCCTGGGCCAGTTCGCCGGCCTTGGTCTGCGCGGGGTCCTTGCCCTGGCCCAGGACCTTGACCACGATGTCCCGGTCCGTCAGAACGCCCTTGAGCCGGTCGTCCGTACCGCAGATCGGGACCGCTCCGACGCCGAGGCGGGTGAGCTTGCGGGCCGCGTCGAGGACGCTTTCCTCGGCGCCGACGCACTCGGCTCCGGGAGTCATGATGTCGCGTGCAGCAGGCATGGTTCCGCCTTTCTTCGTGAGATGTGCCAACGCGTGCCGGCGGCCGGGAAGCCGCTCGTAGGGCGGGGTGAACGCCCGGTTCCGGCCGCCGGCACACGCGTTCCCCGCTGAGCGGATCGCTAACGTCGCGGGCGCGGGATTGGGCCGGATGCGGTTCCGATGCAGGGGTTGGACCGGGCTCGGTGCTGCCCGGTCCCTGAGGGGGTGGCCGTCGCTCCGCGGAGCGCACCGTCCGGCCGCGCCGGGTTCCGGATGTGCGGGCGGCGGAGCGTTGCTCTACTGGGAGGTCAGGCCGCCGCGGTCCGCGCGGCCGCCGCCGGACCGGAGGGACCGATCGTGGCCGAGGCGTCGCCGGGGAGCGGTTCGGGGCGTCCCGAGCGGGTCGGCGCGCTCGTCGTCGGGTCAGGCTTCGGCGGTGCGGTGGCGGCGTACCGGCTGGCGGAGGCGGGCCGGTCGGTCGTCGTCCTGGAGCGCGGCCGGGCGTATCCGCCGGGGAGTTTCCCCAGGACCCCGGCGGAGCTGGGGCGGGCCCTGTGGGACCCGAGCGAGGGGCTGTACGGCCTGTTCGACGTCTGGCGGTTCGGGGGCTGCGACTCCCTCGTGTCCAGCGGGCTGGGCGGCGGTTCGCTGATCTACGCCAATGTGCTGCTCCGCAAGGAGCCGCACTGGTTCGTGCGGCGGGAGGAACTGCCCGGCGGCGGCCACGAGTGCTGGCCGCTGACGCGCGCGGACCTCGACCCGCACTACGACGCGGTCGAGTCGGTGCTGCGCCCGGTCCCGTACCCGGTGGACACCGAGCCGTACGCCCGTACGCCGAAGACCCGGGCCCTGCGGGAGGCGGCCGGACGGGCGGGGCTGCCGTGGTCTCCGGCACCGCTCGCGGTCAGCTTCGCCCCGCACCCCGGCGCGCCGCCCGGCCCCGGCCTGCCGCTCACGGACGAGCCGTACGGCAACCTCCACGGCGTGCCGCGCGGCACCTGCCGGCTCACCGGCGAGTGCGACCTGGGCTGCAACAACGGCGCGAAGAACACCCTGGACCACACGTATCTGTCCGCCGCGCGGCACCACGGCGCCGATCTGCGGACCGGGCATCAGGCCGTCACGGTGGAGCCGCTGGAGGACGGCGGCTACCGCGTGGGATACGTCGTGCACGACACGGACGGCACCGGACCGCCGGTCCGCACCGCCGACCTGCCGCGGCGGCTCATCGACTGCGACCGCCTCGTCCTGGCGGCGGGCACGTACGGCACGGTCCACCTCCTGCTGGCCAACCGGGCGCGGCTGCCCGGTCTGGGCCCGGCGCTGGGCACCCGGTTCTGCGGCAACGGCGACCTGCTGACCTTCCTGTACGGCAGGCGGGGCACGCCGGTGCCGCCCCCGGACCGGGGACCGGTGATCACCGGCGTGGTGGGCGAGGCGGACGGCGCTCCGGGGCGCGGGCACATCGTCCAGGACGGCGGCTACCCGGGCTTCCTGAACTGGCTCGCGGAAGGCGTGCGGCTGGTCGGAGGCGCCGGGCGGCTGGCCGCGTTCGCCGCCGGCCTGGCGCGGGACCACGTCCTCGGTACGGCGGACAGCAACCTCTCCGGCGAGATCGCCGCCCTGCTCGGCCCCGGCGGCGGCTTCCCCGGGGTGCTGCCGCTGCTGGGCGTGGGCCGGGACGTGCCCGACGGGGTGATGGGGCTGCGGAACGGCCGGCTGGACGTCCGGTGGACGACCGCCACGAGCCGGGCGTACTACGAGGGCGTCCGCACCACGATGCGGCGGCTCGCCGACGCGATGGGGACGGGGTTCCTGGACAACCCCGTCTGGTGGTGGCGGCGGGTCGTCACCGTCCACCCGGTGGGCGGCGCGCCCATCGGCGACCGCCCGGAGGAGGCCGTCTGCGATCCGTACGGCGAGGTGTTCGGGCATCCGCGCCTGTACGTGGCGGACGCCGCGGCGCTGCCGGGGCCGGTCGGGGTGAACCCGTCGCTGACCATCGCGGCGCTGGCGGACCGGATGAGCACCCGGCTCCTAGAGGACCGGACGCCCCGGCGGGCGCGCCGCCCGGTGTCGGCACCGGCCACGGCCCTGACGTTCGCCGAGGTGATGCGCGGGGCGCTGGCCGACGGGCCGGGGCTGGTGCTGCGCCTGACCGTCACCGTCGACGACGTGGACGCCTTCATCGACTCGCCGGACCACCGGGCCGCCGTGCGCGGGACGGTGGACTGCGATCCGCTGGGCGGCCGGCTGTCCGTACGGGAGGGCTGGTTCAACCTGTTCGTGCCGGGCGGGCTGCCGGGGCGCCGGCGGATGCTCTACCACCTCCGCCTGGACGGGCCGCAGGGCCGCCCGCTGACCCTCACCGGCCGCAAGGAGATGGGCGACGGCCCCGGGCCCGACCTGTGGGCGGACACGACCACCCTGGCCGTCGAGGTCCACCCCGGCCGGCACACACCGGGCGAGGAGCCCGGTGCGGCGCCGCTCTGTTCCGGCGTGGTGCGCGTGGGCCGGCTGGACTTCGTCCGGCAGTTGGCCTCCATGCGCGCGACGGGCCCCGCTCCGCTCGCCGCGCTCGCCCGGTTCGGGGAGTTCTTCGCCGGGGAGCTGTGGGGGGTGTACGGGCCGGGGCGGTGATGTGCGCCCCGGTGGCGTTCAGCGCGCGTGCGCGTCCAGGAAGGCGGTCAGGTGGGGGAAGATGTCGCGTGCGCTGTCCTTGCCCATGAACACGTCCTGGTGTCCGTAGCCCGGGAAGACGTGCAGCCGGGACAGACCGGGGGCGCGGGCGGCGAGTTCGCGCTGGCAGGCGGGGTTGGAGTCGGCCATGACGTGGTTGTGTTCGCCGGTGGTCAGCAGGAGCGGGGTGGTCAGGCCGGCCGCCGCCTCCAGGTAGTCGTCGGGCAGGTCGCGGTACGCCGGGTCGCCGGGCCGGTACTTGACGGCCCGGCCGGCCCGGACGATCGCCCGGATGTGCCGGTAGTAGTGCACCCCCGTGGCGCCGAACAGGTCCGCGACGCGCTCGTGGGTGACCGGTGACATCAGGGCGTGGTCGTACAGCGCGGGCCGCCCGGAGCCCCACATCGCGCTCACCATGTGGCAGGCGGGCTCCCGGCATTCGGGGTGGAAGAGCGACACCAGGCGGGCGATCATCCGGCCCCGGGTGAACGGGGCGTCCTGCGGCCAGGCGGGATTGAGGTAGGGCAGTCCGAGCACGTACTCGGTCAGGCCGGGGACGACACGGAGCTTGCAGCGGGACCACCGGGGCGGCCGCAGGACGAGGGCGGAGCTGTTGACGACCGCGCTGGTCACGCCGGTGACGAGGCCGGCGGCCAGGCTCATGGCGAAGGTGACGCCGCCCAGGCAGTGCGCGATCACGTGCAGCCGGGCCGCCGGGCCGATGTGCGCCCGGATCTCGGCGAAGGCGGTGGGGAAGTCGTGCAGGGCGACGTCGTCGAGGGTGAAGCGGTGCGCGGCGAGGTCGTACGGGAAGCGGTTGCTCATCCGGTGGTCGAGGGCCCAGACGTCCGGGTAGCCGTGGTCGAGCAGGTAGCTGGTGAGGTCCTCGTGCTCGGGCATGACGAACATGTCGCTCGACGTGGTCAGGCCGTGCACGAGCAGGACCGCGTCGGCCGGGGCGGTACCGGCGGCGGACGGGCGGCGGTAGCGGGTCAGGGTCAGACCCAGCCCGTCGCCCGCGGCGAACGGGTGGACGGTGACCTCGGCGTCCCGGACGCCTTCACCGGTGAACAGGGGGATACGGCGGCGCTGCATACGGCACTGGCCCTCCTCGGCCCCCGTGGTTCGCCCCCGACATCCTGTGACGAATTGCCGGGACAGTCCCTATAGACCAAAATATTCCATTGGGGCGACCTCTGCCGTGCACCCGTCCACCCACCCGAACGAAACCGGCCCGCCCGATGTCCGACTGTTCCGTACCGCTCCACGGAAACCGCGCGCTCGTCGGCCGCACTGAGGTCGTACGGCTCCTCGGCACGGAGGCGGAGCGGGCCGCCTCGGGCGAGTTCCGGCTGGTCGAGCTGACCGGTGACCCGGGGGCGGGCAAGACCAGGCTGCTCGGCGAGGCCGCCGGCGCCGCGCTCCGGCAAGGGCTGACCGTGCTGCGCGGCCGGGGCACGGAGTACGAGAACGACGTTCCCCTCTCGCTGGCCGTGGACGCCCTGGACGACGAGGTGGAGTCCAGGGCCGAACAGGTACACGCGGCCCTGGACCCGGAGAGCGCGCGGCTGCTCGCCGACGTCTTCCCCGCCCTGTCGGCGAACCGGCCGGGCCCGGATCCCGCCGCGGCCCCGAGCACCGGCCTCAACCGCTACCGCGTGCACCGCGCCGTACGCCTCCTGCTGGAGGCCCTCGCGGCGCCCGGTGGCCTCGCGGTGCTGCTGGACGACGTGCACTGGGCCGACGAGGGCTCGGTGGAACTCCTCTCCCACCTGGCCCGGCACCCGCCGCGCGGCCCCCTCCTGCTCGCCGTCACCTACCGCACCCGCCAAGCGGGGCCCCGGCTCACCGCCGCCCTCGCCGACGCCGCGCCGGGCCTGCGTACCCGGATCGAGGTCGCGCCGCTCACCCTCCGGGAGGCCGGTGAATTCCTCGGCCCTTCCGTGGGGGCCCGGCGCCGCCGCGCGCTGTACGAGGCCAGCGGCGGCAATCCGCTGTACCTGGAAGCGCTGGCCCGCTCCGCGCCGGCCACCGCCACCCCTACGGGCGGGGCCGCCCCGGACGACGACGGCCTGCTGCCGAGCGCCGTACGCGAAGCGCTGGCCGCCGAACTGGCCGCGCTCCCCGACGACGCGCGGCTGGCCGCCCAGGCCGCCGCCACGCTCGGCGACGAGTTCGAACCGGGCATGGTGGCCGTCGCCGCGCAGACGACCGAGGCGGAGGCCCTGGCGGCCCTCGACGAGCTGGCCGTACGGGACGTGGTCCGCTGCGCGCCCGCCCCCGGGCGGTTCCGCTTCCGCCACCCCGTCGTCCGGCACCTCGCGTACGCCTCCTCCGGCGCGGGCTGGCGGGTCGCCGCGCACGCGCGCGTCGCCGCCGCCCTGGACGAGCGCGACGCGCCCACCGTCACCCGCGCCCGCCACATCGCCCGCTCGGCGCGCTTCGGCGACCTGCTGTCCGTCGGCGTGCTCGTCGAGGCGGCCCGCGCGACCGCGTACCAGTCCCCCGCGACCGCCGCCCAGTGGCTGCGGACCGCCCTGGACCTGCTCCCCGAGAAACCCGGCAGCACGGCGGCCGGACCCGCGCCCGACCGGCTCTCCCTGCTCGTCGAACTGGCCCGGCTCCAAGGCGTCGGCGGGCGGCTCGTGCAGGGCCGGGACACCGCGCTGGAGGTCCTGCGGCTGCTGCCGCCGGACGCCTGGGCGCAGCGGGCCCGCGCCGCCCGGTTCTGCGCCATTCTGGAACGGCTGCTCAACCGGCAGGCGGAGGGCCGCGCCCTGCTCCGCGCCGAGCTGGGCCGGGTGCCGCCGGAGCACGCGGTGGACGCCGTCCCCCTGCACCTCCAGTTGATCGGCGACAGTCTCATCCGCGCCGACTTCACCGGCGCCGCCGAGCAACTGGACCGGCTGACCGCCGTACTGTCCGGGCCCGGCGGCGGCGCCGGGACGGCCGGTGACCCGCCCGACGACTGGATGCCGCTGGTGACGCTCCGGCTCGGCTGCGCCTACGGCGCGGGCGACCTGGACGCCGCGCACGCCCTCGCCGCCAAGGCCGAGCGGCTGACCGAGGACGCCACCGACGCCGAGCTGGCCCCCTGGCTGGAGTCGCTGGCCTTCCTGTGCTGGGTCGAGGCGATGATGGGCCGGCTGCCGCAGGCCGCCCGTACGGTCGAACGGAGTCTCGCCATCGCCAACGCCACCGGGCAGAGCTACCTCTCGCCGTGGATCCTGACCGCGCAGGCGTTCACGTACGGCCGGACCGGACGCCTCGCGGAGGCCGTCGACCGGGCCGAGGACGCGGTGGACGCCGCGCGGCTGCTCGGTTCCGACGAGTGCGTGGCCCTGGCGCTGGCCGTCAAATCGCTGATGGTCCGCTGGACGGGCGACGCCGCCGCCGCGCTGGCCCTCGCCGACGAGGCGATCCGGCACGCGGACGGCCGCCGGGAGTGGTGGGCGCGGCTCGGCGTCGTCGGCCGCGGGCTGGCGCTGGTGGGACTGCGCGAGGTGGACGCGGGCGCGGCGCAGGTGCTCGCCGCGTGCGACGAGTTCGTCACGCCGCTGCTGGAGCGGAGCTGTCTGCTGGTGTGCTGCGAGGCGATGGCCGACGCGGAGGCCGAGCGCGGCCGGCCCGGCGCGGCGGCGGGCTGGGCGGACCGGGCCGCGGCGGTGCCGGGCGGCGGCGCGGGATCGGGGCACGCGGTGCTGGCGCGGGCCCACGCGGAACAGGAGGGCGACCCGGCCGCGGCGGCCCGTGGCGCGGTGCGGGCGGCGGAGCTGTTCGAGGGGACGGGCGAGCGGCTGTCCGCGGCGCGGGCCTGGCTGCGGGCCGGTACCGCGCACGCGGGCTGCGGGGAGAAGTCCGCCGCGCGTACGGAGCTGGCGCGGGCGGCGGAGGTGTTCGGCGCGTGCGGAGCGCTCGGGCTGCACGCCAGGACCGTACGGGAGCAGCGGCGGCTGGGCGTACGGGCCGGCCGGGCGGCGGCGCAGAGCGACGGGCGGCTCTCGCGGCGGGAGGCGGAGGTGGCCGAGCTGGTGCGGCAGGGCTTCAGCAACCAGCGGATCGCGGAGCGGCTGTTCCTGAGTCCCCGGACGGTCGAGACGCACGTGGCCCACGTCTTCGCGAAGCTCGGGGTGTCGTCGCGGGCGGCGGTGGCGGGGAAGCTGGCGGGGGTGCGGGGGACGGAGGGCTGAGGGGGCGGGGCCTGAAGGGGCGGGGGCCCGAGGGGCGGGGGTGGGGCGGGCCCGAGGGGCGGACTGCCGGGGCTCAGTAGTGGGCCTCCCGGCTCCGTACCGGTTCAGTAGTCGGGCACGTGTTTTCCCCGATGTGGGGAGGGGGCCCCGGGGCGCACGGTGAGGGAGTCAACCTTCCCACCGTCCGGAAACGAGGCCCGGAAATGCCCGAGCTGATCGAAACCCCCGCCCCGGCGGCCCCCACCCCGACGGCCCCCGCCACCGAGCCGGCCGTCCTCACCGAACCGGCTCCCCCGGCCGCCGCCCTGACGGCCCCGCCGGTCCCGGAAGCCCCGGTGGCCCCGGAGACCGCTCCGGTGCCGGAGACCCCGGAGGTCCCGCAGGCCCCGGCCGTCCCCGAGGTCCCGCCCCTGGAACCGTTCCTGGACCCGTTGCGGATTCCGCCGGTCCTGCGGCCGGAGGTGGACCCGGAGACCGGCCGCGCCGAGCTGACCGTCACGACCCGACCCGTCCGTATTTCGTTGCACTCGCAACTTCCCCCGTCGCTGATGTGGGCCTACGAGGGGCAGGTCCCCGGGCCGACCGTCGAGGTGCGGCGCGGCACCCGGCTGCGGGTGTCCTGGGCCAACGGGCTGAGCGGCCCGTACCCCTTGATCAAGGTGGAGACGCGGGTGCCGGCGAACATCGTGCGCCCCGGGTACGACCCGGCGGCCGACACCTTCGACCGCAAGGTGGCCGCGCTGCCGCCCTGGACCGTGGTGCATCTGCACGGCGCGCGGACCAGCGGCGTCAACGACGGCTGGACCGACAACGCGGTGCCGCCGGGCGAGACCCAGCTCTCCGAGTACGTCAACGACCAGGCGTCCTGCACCCTCTGGTACCACGACCACGCCATGAACATCACCGCGCTGAACGTGATGACGGGCCTGGCCGGCATGTACTGGATACGGGACGACGAGGAGACGGCGCTCGGCCTGCCGGACGGCGCCCGCGAGATCCCCCTCGTCCTGTGCGACCGCAACGTGGACACCGACTGGAAGGGCCGCCCGACCGGTGTACTGATGCACAAGGTCCTGCGGGACGCCCAGGACGTGCCGCGGCCGTTCTACGGCCCGTACAACGTCGTCAACGGCGTCGTGCAGCCGCACCTGGACGTGGAGGCGCGCTGGTACCGCTTCCGGATGGTCAACGGCTCCAACGCGCGGTTCTTCACCCTGCGCCTGTCCCACGAGGACGGCACACTGGTCGACCCGGAACTGGTCGCCCGCGCCTTCCACCAGATCGGTACGGACAGCGGGCTGCTGCCCGAGCCGGAGCCGCTGCCGGAACAGGGCCTGACCCTGGCACCCGGCGAACGCGCCGACGTCCTGGCCGACTTCTCCGTCCTGCGGGGGATGCGCGTCCACTGGACCGACACCGCCACCAACCCGCCCGGCGCGGGGCCCTCGCCCGAGGTGCTGCAGTTCCGGGTCGCGGACGAGGCGGCGGACGACCCGTTCACCCTGCCGG
Proteins encoded in this region:
- a CDS encoding multicopper oxidase family protein, with the translated sequence MPELIETPAPAAPTPTAPATEPAVLTEPAPPAAALTAPPVPEAPVAPETAPVPETPEVPQAPAVPEVPPLEPFLDPLRIPPVLRPEVDPETGRAELTVTTRPVRISLHSQLPPSLMWAYEGQVPGPTVEVRRGTRLRVSWANGLSGPYPLIKVETRVPANIVRPGYDPAADTFDRKVAALPPWTVVHLHGARTSGVNDGWTDNAVPPGETQLSEYVNDQASCTLWYHDHAMNITALNVMTGLAGMYWIRDDEETALGLPDGAREIPLVLCDRNVDTDWKGRPTGVLMHKVLRDAQDVPRPFYGPYNVVNGVVQPHLDVEARWYRFRMVNGSNARFFTLRLSHEDGTLVDPELVARAFHQIGTDSGLLPEPEPLPEQGLTLAPGERADVLADFSVLRGMRVHWTDTATNPPGAGPSPEVLQFRVADEAADDPFTLPGRVSPSYVRLSHATAPDHGHRWIVLTPPAVTGMPMMWEMETVEDASSVEIPDDGIVQVQRPGQPLLTLRRVAELFDDATTIMAREGGWEQWNVLNLGGPVHPFHIHLIRFQETRRQNYDGRGFQRLVNGDGTVRGYGTVTPVTFTGDLPVTGAGLGWKDTVRVGDTRPAPAGSGQLVSVLGQFDGGSGRYMYHCHILEHEDESMMRPFTVMPGPVMDMHPGMHGGGHGGSGGHGGSGGHGGHAS
- a CDS encoding alpha/beta hydrolase produces the protein MQRRRIPLFTGEGVRDAEVTVHPFAAGDGLGLTLTRYRRPSAAGTAPADAVLLVHGLTTSSDMFVMPEHEDLTSYLLDHGYPDVWALDHRMSNRFPYDLAAHRFTLDDVALHDFPTAFAEIRAHIGPAARLHVIAHCLGGVTFAMSLAAGLVTGVTSAVVNSSALVLRPPRWSRCKLRVVPGLTEYVLGLPYLNPAWPQDAPFTRGRMIARLVSLFHPECREPACHMVSAMWGSGRPALYDHALMSPVTHERVADLFGATGVHYYRHIRAIVRAGRAVKYRPGDPAYRDLPDDYLEAAAGLTTPLLLTTGEHNHVMADSNPACQRELAARAPGLSRLHVFPGYGHQDVFMGKDSARDIFPHLTAFLDAHAR
- a CDS encoding GMC oxidoreductase — encoded protein: MAEASPGSGSGRPERVGALVVGSGFGGAVAAYRLAEAGRSVVVLERGRAYPPGSFPRTPAELGRALWDPSEGLYGLFDVWRFGGCDSLVSSGLGGGSLIYANVLLRKEPHWFVRREELPGGGHECWPLTRADLDPHYDAVESVLRPVPYPVDTEPYARTPKTRALREAAGRAGLPWSPAPLAVSFAPHPGAPPGPGLPLTDEPYGNLHGVPRGTCRLTGECDLGCNNGAKNTLDHTYLSAARHHGADLRTGHQAVTVEPLEDGGYRVGYVVHDTDGTGPPVRTADLPRRLIDCDRLVLAAGTYGTVHLLLANRARLPGLGPALGTRFCGNGDLLTFLYGRRGTPVPPPDRGPVITGVVGEADGAPGRGHIVQDGGYPGFLNWLAEGVRLVGGAGRLAAFAAGLARDHVLGTADSNLSGEIAALLGPGGGFPGVLPLLGVGRDVPDGVMGLRNGRLDVRWTTATSRAYYEGVRTTMRRLADAMGTGFLDNPVWWWRRVVTVHPVGGAPIGDRPEEAVCDPYGEVFGHPRLYVADAAALPGPVGVNPSLTIAALADRMSTRLLEDRTPRRARRPVSAPATALTFAEVMRGALADGPGLVLRLTVTVDDVDAFIDSPDHRAAVRGTVDCDPLGGRLSVREGWFNLFVPGGLPGRRRMLYHLRLDGPQGRPLTLTGRKEMGDGPGPDLWADTTTLAVEVHPGRHTPGEEPGAAPLCSGVVRVGRLDFVRQLASMRATGPAPLAALARFGEFFAGELWGVYGPGR
- a CDS encoding CBS domain-containing protein, which gives rise to MPAARDIMTPGAECVGAEESVLDAARKLTRLGVGAVPICGTDDRLKGVLTDRDIVVKVLGQGKDPAQTKAGELAQGEAVTIGADDGAEEILATMSRHQVRRLPVIDGHRLVGMVALADVARALPDSKVGDLLEVLSTD
- a CDS encoding ATP-binding protein gives rise to the protein MSDCSVPLHGNRALVGRTEVVRLLGTEAERAASGEFRLVELTGDPGAGKTRLLGEAAGAALRQGLTVLRGRGTEYENDVPLSLAVDALDDEVESRAEQVHAALDPESARLLADVFPALSANRPGPDPAAAPSTGLNRYRVHRAVRLLLEALAAPGGLAVLLDDVHWADEGSVELLSHLARHPPRGPLLLAVTYRTRQAGPRLTAALADAAPGLRTRIEVAPLTLREAGEFLGPSVGARRRRALYEASGGNPLYLEALARSAPATATPTGGAAPDDDGLLPSAVREALAAELAALPDDARLAAQAAATLGDEFEPGMVAVAAQTTEAEALAALDELAVRDVVRCAPAPGRFRFRHPVVRHLAYASSGAGWRVAAHARVAAALDERDAPTVTRARHIARSARFGDLLSVGVLVEAARATAYQSPATAAQWLRTALDLLPEKPGSTAAGPAPDRLSLLVELARLQGVGGRLVQGRDTALEVLRLLPPDAWAQRARAARFCAILERLLNRQAEGRALLRAELGRVPPEHAVDAVPLHLQLIGDSLIRADFTGAAEQLDRLTAVLSGPGGGAGTAGDPPDDWMPLVTLRLGCAYGAGDLDAAHALAAKAERLTEDATDAELAPWLESLAFLCWVEAMMGRLPQAARTVERSLAIANATGQSYLSPWILTAQAFTYGRTGRLAEAVDRAEDAVDAARLLGSDECVALALAVKSLMVRWTGDAAAALALADEAIRHADGRREWWARLGVVGRGLALVGLREVDAGAAQVLAACDEFVTPLLERSCLLVCCEAMADAEAERGRPGAAAGWADRAAAVPGGGAGSGHAVLARAHAEQEGDPAAAARGAVRAAELFEGTGERLSAARAWLRAGTAHAGCGEKSAARTELARAAEVFGACGALGLHARTVREQRRLGVRAGRAAAQSDGRLSRREAEVAELVRQGFSNQRIAERLFLSPRTVETHVAHVFAKLGVSSRAAVAGKLAGVRGTEG